In the genome of Plectropomus leopardus isolate mb unplaced genomic scaffold, YSFRI_Pleo_2.0 unplaced_scaffold27956, whole genome shotgun sequence, one region contains:
- the LOC121937943 gene encoding GTPase Era, mitochondrial-like has product YLTLCFHRHQLEKSLLVDPWNSVKEADLMVVLVDAGDRWMCSRLDFQMLRCLAQHPDIPAILVLNKVDLVKRKDKLLDVTAELTCGVVNGRRLRVRPVIKPPWAEKRRETDPESSLRDEDEDEDEAAGSEGGAEPHCSLSKEQLRALKSQRGWPGFKDVFMLSSVDREDVETLKVHLRFMVVAEK; this is encoded by the exons taccTGACCCTGTGTTTCCACAGACACCAGCTGGAGAAGAGTTTGCTGGTCGATCCCTGGAACTCGGTCAAAGAAGCCGACCtca TGGTGGTCTTGGTGGACGCGGGGGACAGATGGATGTGCAGCAGACTCGACTTCCAGATGCTCAGATGCCTCGCCCAGCACCCCGACATCCCCGCCATCCTGGTCCTCAACAag GTGGACCTGGTGAAGAGGAAGGACAAGCTGCTGGACGTCACCGCGGAGCTGACGTGCGGAGTGGTGAACGGACGCAGGCTGCGCGTCAGGCCGGTGATCAAACCTCCGTGGGCCGAAAAGAGACGAGAGACGGATCCCGAGTCGTCGCTCAGagacgaggacgaggacgaggacgaggcGGCGGGGTCAGAGGGCGGCGCTGAGCCGCACTGTTCGCTGAGCAAAGAGCAGCTGAGGGCGCTGAAGAGTCAGCGGGGCTGGCCTGGCTTCAAGGACGTCTTCATGCTGTCCTCTGTGGACAGAGAGGACGTGGAGACGCTGAAGGTACATTTGAGATTTATGGTCGTAGCAGAGAAAA